In the genome of Dermacentor silvarum isolate Dsil-2018 chromosome 1, BIME_Dsil_1.4, whole genome shotgun sequence, one region contains:
- the LOC125942451 gene encoding THAP domain-containing protein 1-like, with protein MPSCSAFGCRTRETDGKRLFRIPSAKRDAAQRKVWLQRISRADFNPTQWSRLCEDHFTDDQFELVILQSCGTKKIEASSHSIALRSSEAAEAEEAACQTFWCDILQHTFFTITREKWCCW; from the exons atgccgtcttgctcggcattcgggtgcagaacacgcgaaacagacggcaagcgactcttccggattccatcagcgaagcgagacgcggcgcagaggaaggtctggcttcaaagaatcagccgcgctgatttcaacccaacacaatggtcccggctgtgtgag gatcacttcacggatgatcaatttgagctggtgattctgcagagctgtggcacaaaaaaaattgaagcgtcaagccattccatcgctcttcgttcatcggaagcagctgaagcagaggaagccgcctgccaaac GTTCTGGTGTGACATCTTGCAGCACACATTTTTCACCATCACAAGAGAGAAATGGTGTTGTTGGTGA
- the LOC119446001 gene encoding uncharacterized protein LOC119446001 — MTICAIFGCRTRSGACSAKDKAQPSLRMFSLPAIITNQCARTRLLSEKRRNAWLARIHREDLKNEKYVRVCSLHFITGKPANLMDDTNPDWAPSLRLGHGRYDRTTAAATVRFHRREQRRKSKLDAVAASRPPTESATSLVLPAMDTEPERDEPSPVGPILESKSEVEVQTDLTCQDLQALQEDYQKVTSELATLKSQKQSAVMSEVSLREQPEKVAFYTGLPNLAVLLSVFNLVQVFVKHTPQNSLGKFEEFLVFLMKLRLNLPFQDLAYRFSVSESTASRIFDKWLHVAFARLQPLIAWPSRHAIKRTMPQAFFDSFGEKVAVVLDCFEIKLERPSSLKPRSETWSQYKCSNTAKYLIGICPQGVITFISEGWGGRTPDKHITEFSGILDHLSQGDVVLADRGFNIADTVGLYCARLHIPAFTKGKRQLSAVDVETTRKLANVRIHIERVIGLVRNKYVIMKSVLPLEYATRKAGHQFTPLDKIAVVCCALTNFCQSVVPPNPKSCG; from the exons ATGACGATTTGCGCTATTTTCGGCTGCAGAACAAGAAGTGGAGCTTGTTCTGCTAAAGACAAGGCACAGCCAAGCCTTAGAATGTTTAGTTTGCCAGCAATTATCACAAATCAGTGCGCACGAACACGGCTGTTGTCCGAAAAGCGCCGGAACGCTTGGCTCGCGCGCATTCACAGAGAAGACTTGAAAAACGAGAAATACGTCCGTGTCTGCAGTCTTCACTTCATCACAG GCAAACCTGCAAATTTAATGGATGACACAAACCCCGACTGGGCACCGAGTCTACGACTGGGCCACGGCCGTTATGACCGGACTACTGCCGCAGCAACCGTGCGTTTTCACCGCCGTGAACAGCGACGGAAAAGCAAGCTGGATGCTGTCGCAGCGAGCAGACCGCCCACGGAGTCTGCAACATCGCTCGTGCTGCCTGCCATGGACACAGAACCAGAGCGCGATGAGCCCTCTCCAGTAGGCCCCATTCTGGAGTCCAAATCGG AAGTTGAAGTGCAAACCGACCTCACGTGCCAAGATCTTCAGGCGCTCCAAGAGGACTACCAGAAAGTAACCAGCGAGTTGGCCACTTTGAAAAGCCAGAAACAGTCTGCAGTAATGTCAGAGGTATCCcttcgtgaacagcccgagaagGTGGCCTTTTACACAGGACTTCCGAATCTTGCGGTCCTTCTGTCAGTGTTCAACCTTGTGCAGGTGTTTGTGAAGCACACACCGCAGAACTCACTGGGAAAGTTCGAGGAATTTTTGGTGTTCCTGATGAAGCTGAGGTTGAATCTGCCATTCCAAGACCTTGCTTACCGTTTCAGTGTGTCTGAATCAACTGCAAGTCGAATATTCGACAAATGGCTGCATGTTGCATTTGCTAGACTTCAGCCCCTAATAGCATGGCCCTCAAGGCATGCTATAAAGAGGACAATGCCACAGGCCTTTTTCGATTCTTTCGGAGAAAAGGTAGCTGTAGTACTCGATTGCTTCGAGATCAAACTTGAGCGGCCGTCATCTCTAAAGCCAAGGAGTGAGACTTGGTCTCAGTACAAGTGCAGTAACACAGCCAAGTACCTAATAGGAATATGCCCCCAGGGGGTGATCACTTTTATTTCTGAGGGCTGGGGAGGAAGGACCCCTGACAAGCACATTACCGAATTCAGTGGTATTCTTGACCATTTGTCACAAGGGGACGTGGTGTTGGCTGATCGAGGCTTTAACATTGCGGACACTGTAGGTCTGTACTGTGCAAGGCTGCACATTCCTGCATTCACAAAGGGCAAAAGGCAACTCTCGGCAGTAGATGTAGAGACAACAAGGAAACTTGCCAATGTTAGAATACATATTGAAAGGGTAATCGGCCTGGTTAGGAACAAGTATGTTATAATGAAGTCAGTCCTGCCACTAGAGTATGCGACTCGCAAAGCGGGACACCAGTTCACTCCACTCGACAAGATTGCTGTTGTGTGCTGTGCACTGACTAATTTCTGCCAGTCTGTCGTTCCTCCTAATCCAAAATCATGTGGCTAA